A window of the Flavobacterium sangjuense genome harbors these coding sequences:
- a CDS encoding AMP-dependent synthetase/ligase, which translates to MTQISRLFDFPYHQLEKYNLQDALVTKHNGQWVKTSTKEYLEKANIISRALLRLGVQKNDKIAIISSNNRTEWHIMDIGILQTGAQTVPIYPTISETDYEYILNHSEAIYCFVSDEEVLGKLNFIKNNVPKLKEVYSFNEITGCKNWSELLELGKDESNQNEVEERKNNIAPLELATIIYTSGTTGKPKGVMLSHNNIVSNVLDSAERIPFDAGKSRALSFLPICHIYERMVTYIYQYYGVAIYFGESIEKISDNIKEVHPNVMTGVPRLIEKVYDKIIAKGSELTGIKKKLFFWAIEIGLKYEPYGVNGFWYEFQLKIARKLIFSKWKDGLGGKLDLIVNGSAALQPRLARIFAAAEIYVMEGYGLSETSPVISVNDLRNKGFKIGTAGRIIQNVEVKIAADGEILCKGPNVMMGYYKDETLTKEAIVDGYFHTGDIGEIDADGFLRITDRKKEMFKTSGGKYIAPQLLENAMKQSRFIEQIMVIGDGQKMPAAFIQPNFEFVKEWAKLHKTNIGTTNEEIIANDEVIKRIQQEVDTINEKFGNWEKIKKFELTPDLWTVPAGHLTPTMKLKRKVVMEKYINLFHKIYDSN; encoded by the coding sequence ATGACTCAAATCTCGAGACTTTTTGACTTTCCTTACCATCAACTTGAAAAATACAATCTTCAGGATGCATTAGTTACTAAACATAACGGACAATGGGTTAAAACCTCAACTAAAGAATATCTTGAAAAAGCCAACATTATTTCGAGAGCCTTGCTGCGTTTGGGAGTTCAGAAAAACGATAAGATTGCCATCATTTCTTCTAATAACAGGACAGAATGGCATATTATGGATATTGGAATTTTACAAACCGGAGCGCAAACAGTTCCGATATATCCAACCATTTCAGAAACTGATTATGAGTATATTTTGAATCATTCGGAAGCTATTTATTGCTTTGTTTCGGATGAAGAAGTTTTGGGTAAATTGAATTTTATTAAAAATAATGTTCCAAAACTCAAAGAAGTGTATTCTTTCAATGAAATTACCGGATGCAAAAACTGGTCGGAATTACTTGAATTAGGAAAAGACGAAAGCAATCAGAATGAAGTTGAAGAACGAAAAAATAATATTGCACCTCTAGAATTAGCCACAATAATTTATACTTCGGGAACAACCGGAAAACCAAAAGGCGTAATGCTTTCACACAACAATATCGTTTCAAATGTTTTAGACAGTGCCGAACGCATTCCATTTGACGCGGGAAAAAGTCGTGCGTTGAGCTTCCTGCCTATCTGCCATATTTATGAACGAATGGTGACTTACATTTATCAGTATTATGGCGTGGCTATCTATTTTGGCGAATCGATTGAAAAGATATCTGATAACATAAAGGAAGTCCATCCTAACGTAATGACAGGCGTTCCCAGACTTATTGAAAAAGTCTATGACAAGATTATTGCCAAAGGTTCGGAACTGACCGGAATTAAAAAGAAACTGTTTTTCTGGGCAATTGAAATCGGATTGAAATATGAGCCATATGGAGTCAATGGCTTTTGGTATGAGTTTCAATTAAAAATCGCGCGCAAGCTTATTTTCAGCAAATGGAAAGATGGTTTGGGCGGAAAATTAGATTTGATTGTTAACGGGAGTGCAGCCTTACAGCCGCGTTTAGCCCGAATATTTGCAGCGGCAGAAATCTATGTAATGGAAGGTTATGGTCTGTCTGAAACCTCACCTGTTATATCGGTAAATGATTTGAGAAACAAAGGTTTCAAAATTGGGACTGCCGGAAGGATTATACAAAATGTAGAAGTAAAAATCGCTGCCGATGGCGAAATCCTTTGCAAAGGACCGAATGTGATGATGGGTTATTACAAAGACGAAACCTTAACCAAAGAAGCTATTGTTGACGGATATTTCCACACCGGTGATATTGGAGAAATTGATGCCGATGGTTTTCTCAGAATTACAGACCGTAAAAAAGAAATGTTCAAAACATCGGGCGGAAAATATATTGCGCCGCAGTTACTTGAAAACGCCATGAAACAATCGCGTTTTATTGAGCAAATCATGGTCATTGGCGATGGACAAAAAATGCCTGCTGCCTTTATTCAACCCAATTTTGAATTCGTAAAAGAATGGGCAAAACTGCACAAAACAAACATTGGAACAACCAACGAAGAAATTATAGCAAACGATGAAGTCATTAAACGAATTCAACAGGAAGTTGATACCATTAATGAAAAATTCGGAAACTGGGAAAAAATCAAGAAGTTTGAGTTAACTCCGGATTTAT